The window aattgttactttatttttaccaTAGTCGATTAAAATGATTTGATTTGAAAACCGTTGACAAAACCACTTTTTTGGTAGTTGGCTGGAAAAGttatttaaagattttgtttttttttaacttcaatATTAGTATGGTAAATTCTATACTGGGTAGTAAATTATGAAACGAAAGCGCTCAcgaaattgatttaattttattatttattaaggacaaattttttacacatacacttttgtcttttttactTCGTACTCAAATAAACGCGTTTCCAAAATGGcacaatttgaataaaaaagatTGCCATTATGGAACAATCAAAAATATGATTTGGTTTTGTCAGAtgtgtagatttttttttgattttatttactaCAAATTTTGTTTCCATATCCTTTCCTTACAAGAAATCACTGTAGACCTACTTCTTGTTAATTCTTTTATAATCGTAATATTGTCACGAGCCGCCACTGCTTGTAGTGTCCACCCAATCAAAACCCTGATTTATGACCCGTCCCATTTGGTGAATTTTTTGTCGGCAAACGAGTTTCCTTTCATGAAAAAACGTCCAGCAGGATCTATGTCAAGGAAGTTACAATGTAACGTTTGAGATTTGAGTAAGGTTCCGCATGGCGTACCAGCGGTGCCATTATAACAGGATctcataattttataattacacCTTGTCCGAACTGGAAACAACAATATTGAAGCGAAGACATGTGCCAAGCAAGCATGCCAacactcaaaaaattattatattgttttaaaagGTGACGTCCAGACACGGAACCTGTAATTTAATGCTTTGTCTTCATTTGACGAAATCATGACAGGACCACGCCAagattaaaagaaaaaaatgtcgtTCACACTACTTGTGGTCAACGATCACTTAATTACGAACCGAAATATTGAAATGAGCCGGTTGATGCATAAATTACGTGAGCTATGACCACTGCCCGGAAAAATTTATATCGACACTTAAAAATTCTGTAACATTAAACCGAGTTATTTATGATATTGACATTTctagtaataaaatttcgcGATGTTGGACTGGtttaaattataaagaaaCCATCACACTTCTCTGAATTAAGTGTTGATTTTCCCCGTAAccataaaattaacatttctgAAATATAGCAATTTATTTGGGCAAGTACTGATCGAAGTAAACATTCGACACATAAAAACCCCACCCGTAAATTCACCTCACTTAACGGACTGGTTAGTAGCCGAAAATTGATTGGGACAAATGCCCATAAaacgattaattaattttagtattaaTTTGCCTCAATTTAATTAACTCCGGCCAATTTAAATGCAAACTAGCCTGAATTGCGTAGAAGAAttccattttaaattcaaatctaTGGAAATGAAAGCATTTCGGTGAAATATGGCTTATTTAATAAAGCCAATCAATtggattttattgaaatttatcgACGTGTAACAACTCCCGGTTAcatgtgttgttttttttgtcgaaTTGTTGATGAATGCAGCGCTTAAATAATTCATCTAATCCTGTTAACGAGCGATTTGAGGCTTGTTGAGCATGAGCTTAGCAAATTAAATCCAAGCGAATTGGTTAGATTCTTCTTTACGATCATAAATCAAAAACGCGAATGGACAACATAGTTCGCACGCCAAATCGATGTATTTCTAAGGTTAAAGCAATCGTAAAAATTTGACTAACTGTCTCGCCATCTGCCACCACAAACCAGTCGCGACAATGATgctttgagcaaaaaaaaattaacaaaattcattatttttcctAGGTAAATGATGAAATGATGAAAGAAATGATATTGTTGCAGTGACTCAatagttcaaaaatttattttaatttcacggaattgtagaaaagatttcaaaaaaatcacgtgtttagagaatttaataatgcaatttttttgtgctttaTGGGACTTTTGAGTTCTAAAAATGCTTTACAATTTATTACCTACCTGTTTCAAGTCATGAAGTAAATTGTAGCCAAAACGGTCCGCTGAGGTAAAATTTAcgtggctcctggcgaccTATTCCTGgacaaaattaatagaaaacgcCAACGCCAGTTGAAAAATGTGACTTTAGAATCATATTTTTACTGAATACCGTTTTTCTCGGACTATATTGATACTTGTTATTAGACTCGGACTATATTAATTCTTATTTCtgctgtaattttttactgtttttagaAGCGGTTCAATTGTTTATCCAGTATATCTGAAGATTTACTATgtagtataaaaaataatatttgtgcCTTCTAATGaaacatgaaaaattttaagaaaaaacacgaaagaaaaattattggaaATATACAATGTGGTCAAAAATgcttgttcatcaagtcgactatggaattcaaattcaatgtgtCGCTTTGTTCAAATGACTTTTGTAGTATACATATTTTCATTGctgtcaaatttttgaattaggtttttactcacttttttgcttttttcggcaaagttgtGCAAGTGTGTTTTATGTTTCTGTGATGTTTGTTGTGTACACTTTTAAATTCGAagcctttttgcattattttaacgaatgtgtcactttgacggcattcacaatttaaattaagcggcacattaccttcaaatttcataggtgacttgatgaacaatcatttttgaacacattgcaCCTAAAATACAaggtgtgttaaaatgattttcatctagaTAGTTGACTGTGAAATTAGCTTATACGCAAATAATGTGTGACTTTCTACTCAACTGAATCCACTGTCAATCAATATCAGTAGTTTTAGGTAAATTGTCAATTAACATTCTATGCCTTTTAATTccgtttcaattttatttatagtagATAAAGtgactttattaaatttattaataaaaaataagtatacaaaattaaattacaattactTACAAATACTTGCGTACCTAAGTAAGTAAATAAGATGTACAAGCAAATAAAACACGAGCCGCCACTGATTGGGCAATTACCAACAAGTGCTAATATATCACCAGAAGTAGGCAAAAAGACGCAATTATGGTCACGAAAAAGTTCGTGATTTACGATCAAGCGGCGCCGAAAGCAGTTTGTAGGTAAAAGGATTCAGGGGAAAAGAtttaatttgacaaaattatttattgatcataaattattgttcttCAAACTTTTCAAAGCTGCTTCAACACTTTGGTACTTTGCCAACTTGGCTTTCCTATTTTTGGGCAGTAGAAAGCGAGCCAAAGGTGTGATTAATTTCTCATCAACCGTTGCAACATCACTAGTGGTGTAACTAATTAATAAACCCACCACTAGTGTTACAACTGATCCTATAAGGGTGTAAAAAAAGTAGGAGATTCTGAATAGAATAAAAGGTTCATTTGGTACTGAATTATCGGATGGTAGTACTAAAGTTTGGTTGTAGTTAGTACAACTATTTGTGGAGACTGGTTTTGGAAAATCATCAATTAAGCCTTGGCTTTGGTAGTACCTTGCTGGTACCACGATTGTTGAAATTGCAACTAGACCAATTATAGCACCATAAAAAGCGgcctaaaacacaaaattattttttttcttctcaaCGTTTAACATACTTTGGCACCAGCTCGTGGTACGCAAAGTCCCAAGGTAAATATACCAAGGACTGGCCCATTGGCTATTGCTTGAAAAGTGATGGTTAGGGGAACAATTCCGCCCAAAAACTGGACCAGAAAAGTCATACCAAGGCACACAAGACCTGCCACAACAACTATCACTTTCAGGATgcgacatttgtttttttccgAAATGTTTGGGAAAAACTGTGCCAAAAAATCAACGTAGATGGTTCCAGCCAAGCAATTTAAGTTGGCCGAAAGGCCactaaaacttaattatttcctgtgataattttcaatctAGTTGTAGTACCTTAGCCCAGAGCTCATAATTCCAGCTATGAAAACTCCAGCTAAACCTGGGGCACTTTTGGCAACTTCCATCACAAAATACGGTACTAATTGGTCGTTACTTGCCACTTTTTTGGTCGTGAAAGGGTCACAACCATGGTAATTGGCGTAAATTACAAGTCCAAGTGAGACACAAATTGCCTTAATTAGTACTACACCAAAACCATAAAATATGACAGtactaccaaaattaaacctgGAAATTGTGAGTACTCACATTTTGGCGCCTCGAAGTGTTGAAACAGCAAGAAATTTTTGGGCACAAGTTTGGTAAACACTAGTGTTACTTAACCAAATGAACGAAACTCCAATCACTATGGTCCAGAAGCTGTGTCTTTTGGTGGCATCGAATTCAAAGCTTGAACAATCATaatttaatagtattattattatacaccGATAAAAAATCACTTGAATAAGTCGAGTCGTTCACTGTCCAATGCACGTCTCCAAATTTCCGAAAATCCACCAACTGATTTAATTCCCAGGATAAAAACGATAAGGACAGAGGTTTGGGTGATTATGCATAGGAAAGTGTCGCTCCATATCACAGCTTTAAAACCGCCAATGCTTGTGTAAAAA of the Tribolium castaneum strain GA2 chromosome 1, icTriCast1.1, whole genome shotgun sequence genome contains:
- the LOC663116 gene encoding sodium-coupled monocarboxylate transporter 2; protein product: MHFSWYDYILFGMMLTISTLVGVYFGFFGSKKSTANEYLLGDKTMKPFIITISLIASHISGTTLLGLPADAYRFGGTFLLSGISMIFVVIATIYIYLPVFYNLHITTLYEYLEMRFDNRTKKLVSFLYIMYSFLILPLIIYAASLAVSTATGLRMTIIVPLVCGTCIFYTSIGGFKAVIWSDTFLCIITQTSVLIVFILGIKSVGGFSEIWRRALDSERLDLFNFEFDATKRHSFWTIVIGVSFIWLSNTSVYQTCAQKFLAVSTLRGAKITVIFYGFGVVLIKAICVSLGLVIYANYHGCDPFTTKKVASNDQLVPYFVMEVAKSAPGLAGVFIAGIMSSGLSGLSANLNCLAGTIYVDFLAQFFPNISEKNKCRILKVIVVVAGLVCLGMTFLVQFLGGIVPLTITFQAIANGPVLGIFTLGLCVPRAGAKAAFYGAIIGLVAISTIVVPARYYQSQGLIDDFPKPVSTNSCTNYNQTLVLPSDNSVPNEPFILFRISYFFYTLIGSVVTLVVGLLISYTTSDVATVDEKLITPLARFLLPKNRKAKLAKYQSVEAALKSLKNNNL